In Monomorium pharaonis isolate MP-MQ-018 chromosome 3, ASM1337386v2, whole genome shotgun sequence, a genomic segment contains:
- the LOC105837777 gene encoding 2-oxoglutarate and iron-dependent oxygenase JMJD4 yields the protein MSTLVEIDSSSYSVDENSCVPDAIERIDSTVTYDEFFSKHLVCNRPCVIGLQATENWPCRREWVLSNGAPNFEVLRTLFGRSVVPVADCNRKFYNSQFKNDMSMESYLEYWVDYRRNCYAKSMPLLYLKDWHCVKNFPEVLIYEVPQYFVSDWLNEYYIAHPELGDDYMFVYMGPKETWTPLHADVFTSYSWSANIVGRKRWLLFPPHEENHFRDLYGQLAYDAVSEELNDHTRYKMYDSKKLKCFDIIQEIGEIIFVPSGWHHQVWNLEDTISINHNWINGCNIANVWSTLKKEMRSVMKEVDDCRDMKNWNEHCQLMLKSSYGMDYKQFLEFISFIAKNRLHAMMKKSQVVSFNKYRFGRNHCLFDLRALKTILEDIITDAQDLSVYKLMCENDEACVLLKDITTFLESCNIENVVSP from the exons ATGTCGACGCTTGTTGAGATTGACAGCTCGTCGTATTCCGTCGACGAGAACTCCTGCGTTCCCGACGCGATCGAGCGAATCGACTCGACGGTGACGTACGACGAGTTCTTCTCCAAACATCTGGTGTGCAACAGGCCATGCGTCATCGGTCTGCAAGCAACCGAGAACTGGCCGTGCAGGCGTGAATGGGTATTATCGAACGGCGCGCCCAATTTCGAGGTGCTCCGCACGCTATTTG GACGTTCCGTTGTCCCGGTTGCCGATTGCAACAGAAAGTTTTACAATTCGCAATTCAAGAATGACATGTCCATGGAGAGTTACCTCGAGTACTGGGTCGATTACAGGCGGAACTGTTATGCTAAATCGATGCCGTTGTTATACTTGAAAGATTGGCATTGCGTGAAAAATTTTCCCGAAGTTTTGATTTATGAAGTGCCTCAGTATTTCGTTTCCGATTGGTTGAATGAATATTATATCGCCCATCCCGAATTAGGTGATGATTACATGTTTGTCTACATGGGCCCAAAAGAGACCTg GACTCCATTACACGCAGATGTTTTTACATCATATAGCTGGTCTGCGAATATAGTTGGAAGAAAAAGGTGGCTACTCTTTCCTCCGCATGAGGAAAACCACTTTCGTGATCTTTATGGGCAATTGGCATATGATGCAGTTTCAGAGGAACTTAACGATCATACGAGATATAAGATGTACGAtagtaaaaagttaaaatgttttgataTAATTCAAGAAATAGGGGAGATTATATTTGTGCCATCTGGATGGCATCATCAAGTTTGGAATTTG GAAGATACAATTTCCATTAATCATAATTGGATCAATGGCTGTAATATTGCTAATGTATGGtccacattaaaaaaagaaatgagatcTGTCATGAAAGAAGTTGACGATTGCAGGGATATGAAAAATTGGAACGAACATTGCCAATTGATGCTAAAAAGCTCTTATGGCATGGATTATAAACAGTTTCTCGAATTCATATCTTTTATTGCTAAGAATCGTTTACATGCTATGATGAAAAAGAGCCAGGTTGTGAGTTTTAATAAGTATCGTTTCGGACGTAATCACTGTTTGTTTGATTTGCGAGCACTTAAAACCATATTGGAGGATATTATCACAGACGCGCAAGATTTGTCTGTGTACAAATTGATGTGCGAGAATGATGAAGCCTGCGTTCTATTGAAAGATATTACTACGTTTCTCGAATCTTGTAACATTGAAAATGTAGTTTCTCCATGA
- the LOC105837778 gene encoding lysophosphatidylserine lipase ABHD12 isoform X2 has translation MVYWLPKKRVVRRCLTWTMKISLLLYLIIFGLLPVIFHYSYTLQKKILFLNFVHWPLKVEFNPKLVGLEGARNFYLHTDQQVKIGAWQILPRSLLNNSIPATDEAYEAVLSNAEQPVFLYMHGNSGNRASSHRLELYKLFQDLDYHVICFDYRSYGDSDVVELSEEGVVMDSKYVVEWVLKKVNGSAPVFVWGHSLGTGVSTHVLDLLAAENIQPTGLFLEAPFNNIQDELTEHPFAQVFKHLPWFHWMAVEPFYKNNLRFESDNHITKITCPIMILHAEDDGVIPVFLAEKLYQAALHSFGNNTDRIQMIKIDSSYGLGHKYICRWKELPSIIKTFIIKAENRTE, from the exons ATGGTATATTGGTTACCGAAGAAACGTGTCGTGAGAAG ATGCTTAACTTGGACCATGAAGATATCATTGCTGCTATACCTCATTATATTTGGGCTTCTAcctgtaatttttcattattcttaTACTCTTCAGAAaaagatactttttttaaactttg tacatTGGCCACTTAAAGTAGAGTTCAATCCAAAATTGGTTGGACTGGAAGGCgctagaaatttttatttacatactgATCAACAAGTAAAAATAGGTGCATG GCAGATATTACCCCGAtccttattaaataattccatTCCTGCAACGGATGAAGCTTATGAAGCAGTTTTAAGTAATGCCGAGCAACCTGTGTTTCTTTACATGCATGGAAACAGTGGTAATAGAGCAAGTTCACATAGACTCGAGCTTTATAAGCTTTTCCAAGACCTAGATTATCATGTTATATGTTTTGATTATAGAA GCTATGGTGATAGTGATGTAGTTGAGCTCTCCGAAGAAGGTGTAGTTATGGACAGTAAATATGTTGTTGAGTGGGtgttgaaaaaagttaatggTTCTGCTCCAGTTTTTGTTTGGGGTCATTCTCTAGGAACCGG aGTGTCTACGCATGTATTAGATCTGCTAGCAGCTGAAAATATACAACCAACAGGATTGTTTCTGGAAGCACCATTTAATAACATACAGGATGAATTAACGGAACATCCATTTGCACaa GTATTCAAGCACTTACCATGGTTCCATTGGATGGCAGTTGAAccattttataagaataatcTGCGATTTGAATCTGATAACCATATTACTAAGATTACCTGTCCTATTATGATATTACATGCTGAAGATGATGGTGTAATTCCAGTTTTTTTGGCGGAAAAG CTTTACCAAGCAGCATTACATAGTTTTGGGAATAATACAGATCGTAttcaaatgataaaaatagattCATCCTATGGACTTGgacataaatatatctgtagaTGGAAGGAATTGCCTAGTATAATTAA GACATTTATTATCAAAGCGGAAAATCGGACTGAATAA
- the LOC105837778 gene encoding lysophosphatidylserine lipase ABHD12 isoform X1 produces MMSMYLLAPIVLIITLEIWYMGICLTWTMKISLLLYLIIFGLLPVIFHYSYTLQKKILFLNFVHWPLKVEFNPKLVGLEGARNFYLHTDQQVKIGAWQILPRSLLNNSIPATDEAYEAVLSNAEQPVFLYMHGNSGNRASSHRLELYKLFQDLDYHVICFDYRSYGDSDVVELSEEGVVMDSKYVVEWVLKKVNGSAPVFVWGHSLGTGVSTHVLDLLAAENIQPTGLFLEAPFNNIQDELTEHPFAQVFKHLPWFHWMAVEPFYKNNLRFESDNHITKITCPIMILHAEDDGVIPVFLAEKLYQAALHSFGNNTDRIQMIKIDSSYGLGHKYICRWKELPSIIKTFIIKAENRTE; encoded by the exons ATGATGTCGATGTACCTATTAGCGCCGATAGTACTGATCATCACCCTTGAGATTTGGTATATGGGAAT ATGCTTAACTTGGACCATGAAGATATCATTGCTGCTATACCTCATTATATTTGGGCTTCTAcctgtaatttttcattattcttaTACTCTTCAGAAaaagatactttttttaaactttg tacatTGGCCACTTAAAGTAGAGTTCAATCCAAAATTGGTTGGACTGGAAGGCgctagaaatttttatttacatactgATCAACAAGTAAAAATAGGTGCATG GCAGATATTACCCCGAtccttattaaataattccatTCCTGCAACGGATGAAGCTTATGAAGCAGTTTTAAGTAATGCCGAGCAACCTGTGTTTCTTTACATGCATGGAAACAGTGGTAATAGAGCAAGTTCACATAGACTCGAGCTTTATAAGCTTTTCCAAGACCTAGATTATCATGTTATATGTTTTGATTATAGAA GCTATGGTGATAGTGATGTAGTTGAGCTCTCCGAAGAAGGTGTAGTTATGGACAGTAAATATGTTGTTGAGTGGGtgttgaaaaaagttaatggTTCTGCTCCAGTTTTTGTTTGGGGTCATTCTCTAGGAACCGG aGTGTCTACGCATGTATTAGATCTGCTAGCAGCTGAAAATATACAACCAACAGGATTGTTTCTGGAAGCACCATTTAATAACATACAGGATGAATTAACGGAACATCCATTTGCACaa GTATTCAAGCACTTACCATGGTTCCATTGGATGGCAGTTGAAccattttataagaataatcTGCGATTTGAATCTGATAACCATATTACTAAGATTACCTGTCCTATTATGATATTACATGCTGAAGATGATGGTGTAATTCCAGTTTTTTTGGCGGAAAAG CTTTACCAAGCAGCATTACATAGTTTTGGGAATAATACAGATCGTAttcaaatgataaaaatagattCATCCTATGGACTTGgacataaatatatctgtagaTGGAAGGAATTGCCTAGTATAATTAA GACATTTATTATCAAAGCGGAAAATCGGACTGAATAA
- the LOC105837778 gene encoding lysophosphatidylserine lipase ABHD12 isoform X3, which yields MNIIRCLTWTMKISLLLYLIIFGLLPVIFHYSYTLQKKILFLNFVHWPLKVEFNPKLVGLEGARNFYLHTDQQVKIGAWQILPRSLLNNSIPATDEAYEAVLSNAEQPVFLYMHGNSGNRASSHRLELYKLFQDLDYHVICFDYRSYGDSDVVELSEEGVVMDSKYVVEWVLKKVNGSAPVFVWGHSLGTGVSTHVLDLLAAENIQPTGLFLEAPFNNIQDELTEHPFAQVFKHLPWFHWMAVEPFYKNNLRFESDNHITKITCPIMILHAEDDGVIPVFLAEKLYQAALHSFGNNTDRIQMIKIDSSYGLGHKYICRWKELPSIIKTFIIKAENRTE from the exons ATGAACATAATAAg ATGCTTAACTTGGACCATGAAGATATCATTGCTGCTATACCTCATTATATTTGGGCTTCTAcctgtaatttttcattattcttaTACTCTTCAGAAaaagatactttttttaaactttg tacatTGGCCACTTAAAGTAGAGTTCAATCCAAAATTGGTTGGACTGGAAGGCgctagaaatttttatttacatactgATCAACAAGTAAAAATAGGTGCATG GCAGATATTACCCCGAtccttattaaataattccatTCCTGCAACGGATGAAGCTTATGAAGCAGTTTTAAGTAATGCCGAGCAACCTGTGTTTCTTTACATGCATGGAAACAGTGGTAATAGAGCAAGTTCACATAGACTCGAGCTTTATAAGCTTTTCCAAGACCTAGATTATCATGTTATATGTTTTGATTATAGAA GCTATGGTGATAGTGATGTAGTTGAGCTCTCCGAAGAAGGTGTAGTTATGGACAGTAAATATGTTGTTGAGTGGGtgttgaaaaaagttaatggTTCTGCTCCAGTTTTTGTTTGGGGTCATTCTCTAGGAACCGG aGTGTCTACGCATGTATTAGATCTGCTAGCAGCTGAAAATATACAACCAACAGGATTGTTTCTGGAAGCACCATTTAATAACATACAGGATGAATTAACGGAACATCCATTTGCACaa GTATTCAAGCACTTACCATGGTTCCATTGGATGGCAGTTGAAccattttataagaataatcTGCGATTTGAATCTGATAACCATATTACTAAGATTACCTGTCCTATTATGATATTACATGCTGAAGATGATGGTGTAATTCCAGTTTTTTTGGCGGAAAAG CTTTACCAAGCAGCATTACATAGTTTTGGGAATAATACAGATCGTAttcaaatgataaaaatagattCATCCTATGGACTTGgacataaatatatctgtagaTGGAAGGAATTGCCTAGTATAATTAA GACATTTATTATCAAAGCGGAAAATCGGACTGAATAA
- the LOC105837778 gene encoding lysophosphatidylserine lipase ABHD12 isoform X4, which yields MEKRCLTWTMKISLLLYLIIFGLLPVIFHYSYTLQKKILFLNFVHWPLKVEFNPKLVGLEGARNFYLHTDQQVKIGAWQILPRSLLNNSIPATDEAYEAVLSNAEQPVFLYMHGNSGNRASSHRLELYKLFQDLDYHVICFDYRSYGDSDVVELSEEGVVMDSKYVVEWVLKKVNGSAPVFVWGHSLGTGVSTHVLDLLAAENIQPTGLFLEAPFNNIQDELTEHPFAQVFKHLPWFHWMAVEPFYKNNLRFESDNHITKITCPIMILHAEDDGVIPVFLAEKLYQAALHSFGNNTDRIQMIKIDSSYGLGHKYICRWKELPSIIKTFIIKAENRTE from the exons atggaaaaacg ATGCTTAACTTGGACCATGAAGATATCATTGCTGCTATACCTCATTATATTTGGGCTTCTAcctgtaatttttcattattcttaTACTCTTCAGAAaaagatactttttttaaactttg tacatTGGCCACTTAAAGTAGAGTTCAATCCAAAATTGGTTGGACTGGAAGGCgctagaaatttttatttacatactgATCAACAAGTAAAAATAGGTGCATG GCAGATATTACCCCGAtccttattaaataattccatTCCTGCAACGGATGAAGCTTATGAAGCAGTTTTAAGTAATGCCGAGCAACCTGTGTTTCTTTACATGCATGGAAACAGTGGTAATAGAGCAAGTTCACATAGACTCGAGCTTTATAAGCTTTTCCAAGACCTAGATTATCATGTTATATGTTTTGATTATAGAA GCTATGGTGATAGTGATGTAGTTGAGCTCTCCGAAGAAGGTGTAGTTATGGACAGTAAATATGTTGTTGAGTGGGtgttgaaaaaagttaatggTTCTGCTCCAGTTTTTGTTTGGGGTCATTCTCTAGGAACCGG aGTGTCTACGCATGTATTAGATCTGCTAGCAGCTGAAAATATACAACCAACAGGATTGTTTCTGGAAGCACCATTTAATAACATACAGGATGAATTAACGGAACATCCATTTGCACaa GTATTCAAGCACTTACCATGGTTCCATTGGATGGCAGTTGAAccattttataagaataatcTGCGATTTGAATCTGATAACCATATTACTAAGATTACCTGTCCTATTATGATATTACATGCTGAAGATGATGGTGTAATTCCAGTTTTTTTGGCGGAAAAG CTTTACCAAGCAGCATTACATAGTTTTGGGAATAATACAGATCGTAttcaaatgataaaaatagattCATCCTATGGACTTGgacataaatatatctgtagaTGGAAGGAATTGCCTAGTATAATTAA GACATTTATTATCAAAGCGGAAAATCGGACTGAATAA